From Armatimonadota bacterium:
GCAGGGCGAAGCGCGGATTTTTGGCCGCGGCCGCGATGCGGCTGATTTCGATGAGGTCGATGCCCAGTGAGTCCATCAGATCCACGTGCCCGGGAAGCCATCCTTGTACGATGGGTACCGCGGCGTCCACCCAAGCATGCCTTTCGCCTTCGCGTTGGAAACACGACGGGATCCGGTCATCAGGTCGACCATGTCGCCCCCGATCGCCAGTTTCGCGAGGAACGGTGCGATCGCCTTTGGCGGGTGGACGTGCAATTCCTTCGCGAGCCATGTAAGGCACTCGCCCATATGCTCGGGATGGTCGTCGGTGATGCAGAACGACTCGCCCGCCGGACGTGCCTCCAAGACCCTCAGGATTGCGGTGGCGACGTCGTACGGATGGATGAACGACCAGAAGTTGCGGCCTGAGCCGATCAGGATAGGCATCCCCGTCTTCAAACCGTGCACGATCGCCTTTGTTTGCGTACTGTCCGCGCTGTAGACGGTGGCTGCGCGAAGCAGACAGCCTGGCATGCCCTGGTTAAGGGCTTTCTGGACGATCCGCTCCGCGTCGATGGCGCTGTCCATCAGCGTTGTATGCGCAAAGGGGCTGTCCTCGGTGATCCAGTTGTCGCCCTGAGGCGCGGCGACGAAGTGCGAGCTGAGATGAACGAAGTAGGCGTCCGCGAGAAGGGCCGCCTCCGCGAGATTGCGGGTGCCTTCGCGGCGGACCAGATCGTGCGCCACGAGATATCCGTGCTTGGGGCGCTCGGACGGCAGCGACGTGGCCAGGTTGATGATGGCGTCCGGTTTTTCGCCGGAGAATGCTTTAATGACCTGTCCCGCCACCGTTACGTCACACGGAACGAAGCGCATAGCGGGGGGCGCCCCGGGCCATTTCGAGGCGTCTCGCGCGAGGCCGACGACAGTGTGTCCTGCCGCAAGCAGCATCGGGACGGCCTGCCTGGCCAGTACACCTGTCGCACCGGCAATCCAGATTTCCATTGTTTGGTCTCTGGCGGCCGGGGGTCACGGAACGGAGTGAGGGTACTACAGCGTTTCCCCGCTCCCAACCCCCGGCCCCTGATATTTACCAGCCGCGGGTCGAGAGCTTCTCGGATTCCGGCATGGTGCGCACGTCGAGGCCCGGCATCGCATCCCCGAGGCCTTTGCTGGCTTCAAGGAGGATGTCGGGGCGGTCAAAGTATGTGCATGCGTCCACGATGGCCTTTGCGCGAGGCGCGGGATCGCTGCTCTTGAAGATGCCGGAGCCGACGAAAATGGCTTCGGCGCCCATCTGGCGCATCAGGCTGGCGTCGGCGGGAGTGGCAACTCCACCGGCGCTGAAGTTGGGAACCGGGAGTTTGCCGGTAGCCTTGATCTCGACGATCAGGTTGTACGGCGCACCCAGGTTCTTGGCTTCGGTCATCAGTTCCTCATCCGGCAGCATCTGTATGCGGCGAATGCCATCCGTAACGGCGCGCATATGGCGCACGGCTTCCACGATGTTGCCGCTGCCGGCTTCGCCTTTTGTGCGGATCATCGCGGCGCCTTCGCCGATGCGGCGGAGCGCTTCACCAAGGTCGCGGCAGCCGCACACGAACGGCGCCTTGAATGCGTGCTTGTTAATGTGGTAGGCCTCATCAGCCGGCGTAAGGACCTCGGACTCGTCGATGAAATCGACTTTGAGCTCTTCGAGGATTTGCGCTTCGGCGAAATGGCCGATGCGGCATTTCGCCATCACGGGGATGGAAACGGCGTCCTTGATCGCCTGAATCATTGACGGGTCGCTCATCCTGGCCACGCCGCCCTGCGCCCTGATGTCTGAGGGGACCCGCTCCAGAGCCATTACCGCCACAGCGCCGGCGTCCTCGGCGATGCGGGCGTGCTCCGCGGTGACAACATCCATAATCACGCCGCCCCGCAACATCTCCGCGAGGCCCACCTTGGTTTTCCAGGTGGATTTCTGTGCTTCCGTCATAAGTATCGTTCACTCCTTGCGCCGGAATTCCCGGCCGCACCGTTGTACTCTGATATCTGTCGCCATTATAGCCCCAAACGACAAAGGCGTTCGTTTGCGACGGCGTTGCTGAACTATATTACAGACGAGCGACGGCACGCGCCGGCGCGCCCGCCCATGCGCGGCGCGACTCTGCCGTCCGGCCACGGATCAAAATGCAACAACTCATCCGCATGATAACAACAGGACTTCCGTCCCTCGACGCCACATCCATCCTGGTCAACGTGCTGGACATCGTTCTTGTGGCAGCGCTGGTGTACCAGCTGCTGATGTGGGCGCGCGGCACGCGGGCATGGCAGATCATGTGGGGAATACTCGTTTACCTGTCCGTCCTCTGGATCAGCAATGCCCTTGACCTCTCCACCCTGTCATGGATTCTGCAGAAGTTCGAGGTCCTGGGGCCGGTCGCCATCGTGATCCTCTTTTTCCCGGAACTGCGCCACGTTCTCGAAGAGATGGGGCGCATCGGCTTCTGGGGCAGTCGTTTTCGCGTGCTGGACCGCAAGGACGTCACGCGCATAGTCGACGAGATCGTACACGCTTCCGTGAACCTGTCTTCGAGGAACACGGGCGCCCTTATCGTCATCGAACGCGAGACCGGCCTCAATGAGTACATCGCGTCCGGGCGCATGCTGGAGGCGGCGCTGAGCTCGGATTTGCTGAGCGCGATTTTTTACCCGGGCGGCCCGTTGCATGACGGCGCAGTGATTGTCCGAGGAGACAAGGTGATCGCCGCGGGCTGCGTCCTTCCACTCACCAGCAACCCGGGCATCGGAACAAGCATCCATACGCGCCATCGCGCGGCCCTTGGCACTACGGAGAACAGCGACGCCATCGTAGTCGTCGTCTCCGAGGAAACGGGTAACATCTCTATTTCCCACGATGGGAGACTGATCAGAGGCCTCCGTGAGGACACCCTTCGCGAGCGCCTGGTCACGCTCATGGAAGGCATTCCTGGGCGTGATGCGAATCTTGCCTCACCCGCCCCGCGGCCGGCGGAGGGCGCCCCATGATACGCGTCATTCGCCACAACCTTGCGTATAAGATCCTCGCGCTCGTGCTTTCGATCGCGCTCTGGGCCGATGTTAAGCTGCATCAGGAACCGCTCACGAAACCGATCCAGGCTCGCCTTGAGGTGAAAGGCCTCCAGCCCGACCTCGTGGCGACGACAGGCGTCTCGCAGGTCACCGCCGTCGTCTATGGCCCCAAGGTCTACGCAGGCCGGCTCCCTTCCGACAGCGTACATGCCTATATTGACTTCCGGAATGCCGCCTTGCCGGGGCAGCGTAAGGAAGAAGTCAAGGTGGTCCTGCCGCCGAGCCTTGCGGGCCTGGTGTCCGTCCTCTCGATCGCGCCGGATCACGTTGATGTCAAAATCCGTCGGATCAGCCGCAAGACGATCCCCGTCACCATCTCGTGGACCGGAAAAAGCACTCCCGGCACCCGATATGATGTCCGGGGAGTGAGCCCGGGCTCCGTGGTCGTCTCCGGCCCGGATGAGGCTGTGAACGATGTGGACCGCGCGATGGTGGCTTTGCCGAACGGAGATCAGCAAGTCACCGGGCAGTACGCGGTTTCCGCGGTGGACCGGAACGGCGATACGGTGTCCGAAGTCGAAATGGCCCCGGCGTGGGTCACCGTGGAGGCCACCCAACGGCCCACCAACACGCCGCGGCAGGTGTTCGTCTCGCCGGCGTACGTGGGCAAACCGGCCAGGGGATATACCCTTGACGGCGTTGTAACGGACCCGCAGATGGTGACGCTCATCGGCGCTCCGGAATTGCTGCAGGGCGTCAAGAGCATTCCCACGCGTCGATTGAGCATCGCAAATTCACGATCCGATATTTCTCGCACAGTTGAAATTGTCGTACCCGATGGGGTTACCGCCCAGCCTGCATCCGTGCAGATTCACATCAGAATACGACCGAAGCAATAGTCGCGTCTTCAAGCAGGAGGCCTTACGTGGGCAAACTTTTTGGCACTGACGGGGTGCGTGGCGCCGCCAATATCGACCTCACCCCGGATCTGGCGCTGTCCCTCGGGAGGGCTGCCGGGCTCACGCTGGCGTCCGACACACCCGGGGCAAAAGTGCTGATCGGGCGGGATACCCGCGCGAGTGGAGACATGCTGGAGGCGGCGCTGGCAGCCGGTTTCTGCTCTGCCGGCGTGAGTGTAGTGTCCGCCGGCGTCATCACGACCCCCGCCGTGGCGATGCTCACCGGCACAGGCGCATTTGCCGCGGGCGCGGTCATTTCGGCCAGCCATAACGCCGCGCCGGAAAACGGCATCAAATTCCTTGGTCCCGACGGGGCCAAACTGGCCGACGCGACCGAGCAGCGCATCGAGGACTTGCTTGAGGCTATCTCCAATGAAAAGGGGCCGGCGCCCTCCGGAAAGGTCGGCCGCTTTGCGTACGACGACAGCCTGCACGAACAATATGCCGCCGCCTGCGTTCGTACCTGCGGCGCGACGGTGCGCGGCATCCGGATCGTTGTCGATGGCGCGAATGGAGCCGGATCCAACCTCAACGCCGCGGTTCTGGACCGGCTCGGCCTGGACGTCCACCGCATCAACTGCGCGCCGGATGGGGCCAACATCAACGCAGACTGCGGCTCAACCCATCCCACGGCGCTTCAGGTGGCGGTTCGCGGCATCGGCGCCGATCTCGGTGCGGCCTTCGACGGAGATGGCGACCGCGTGATCCTATGCGCTTCCGACGGCGCTATTGTGGACGGCGACCACGTGATGGCCATCTTCGGCCATCAGTGGGCGAATTCCCCGAAATTGCCGGCAAATACCATCGTGGGAACGGTGATGAGCAACCTCGGCCTCGAGAAGTGCCTGTCCGGCATCGGGGTCACACTCTTGCGCGCCGACGTGGGCGACCGTTACGTTGCCGAACTGATGCGCCAGTCCGGCGCGGCGGTAGGCGGAGAGAAATCCGGCCATATCATCCTGTCCAGATATGCCACCACCGGCGACGGTCTACTGACGCTGCTCCAGATTCTGGCCGTCATGTCCGAGTCTGGCAGGTCCCTGGGTGACCTCGCCTCGGTGATGACCGAATATCCGCAGATACTGATCGGCGTGCGTGTGCGAACGAAGGAGAACTGGGACCAGGACGCCGGCGTACAGAAGGCCATCGCACAGGGCAACGCCGCTCTGGCCGGCCGCGGCCGGCTGAATGTCCGGCCATCCGGCACGGAGAGCATCGTCCGGATCATGGCGGAGGGCCCGGATCAGGACGAGCTCCATGGCATCGTTCACCATATCGCCGACGCCGTCCGCGCCCACATCGGGGCTTAACACACTGGCGTGAGCGTTTCGACCGCGAAAGGCCGCGCCTGCGCCTCTTACCGGAATGCGGAGGGCCACCCCGCGACAGAGCGAACCAAGCCTGCTGGGGAGCATGGTGGATGTTGAAGAGACCGAGTTTTGCCCGGCACCGTCGCACCGACGCCGCCCCCTGTACGCTGTCTCCTTTCCTATGATGAAGGTATGGAGTCACATAGAACCGTTATCGGCGTGCTCGACCTGCAGGGCGCCGTCCGGGAACATATCGCCGTGCTGGAACGCCTGGGCGTAGACGTGCGCAGGGTGCGGTTGCCGCAGGAATTGGAAGAATTGGATGGTCTCATCATCCCGGGGGGGGAGTCCACCACCGTCGGGAAGCTGATGGAGCGTTACGGCCTGGACGTCGCGATCCAGCGGAGAGCCGGGGAGGGGATGGCTGTCTTTGGTACCTGCATGGGCATGATCGTGATGGCCCAGCGGATCGAGGGCAGCGACCAGCAGCGCCTTGGCCTCATGGACATCTGCGTCCGGCGAAATGCGTTCGGGCGGCAGGTGGACTCGTTCGAGGCGGACATCGACATCCCTTCGCTGGGCGAAGATCCCGTGCCGGCCGTCTTTATCCGCGCGCCGATCGTGCTGGATGCCGGCCCCGACGTCAGCGTGCTGGGCGAATGGGACGGCATGCCGGTGGCCGTGCGCCAGGAGCGTTTCCTTGGGGCCGCGTTTCACCCGGAACTCACCGATGACACCCGCATTCACAACCTGTTCGTTCAGATGGCCTCCGAGGACCGGCGCTGACACAGCCGCCCGGGCCGCGCGCCGCTTAACCTCGATGATCCTGCTGCTGGCGGGCGCGTCCGCCGTGCGGGGCCAGATTCTGGAGCGGGTCTGGGCGCGTTTCCTTCCCCGGTGCGAGTCGTTCGCGGTTTCCGCGGATGGGACGGTGGTGGTATCGGCGGACTGGGATGGCGCGGTGCAGGCGTACGCGGAAGACGGGCGCGTTTTGTGGCGGACGCGATTCCCTGACAAGGTAACGTGTGTTCCGGCGAACGGTGGAGTGTTGAGCGTGGCGTTCACGCCGCAGTCTTCCACGAACCGCAAGGTTTACCTGCTGGACGAGCACGGCCGGACGCTTCGCATCGAAAAGGCTCCCGGCAATGTTCGCACTGTGGAAGTGTCCGACGACGGCAAAACCGCCGTCATTCTATCCGAGCCCGCCCGTGTTACGGTCGTGCGCCGGTTGGGCCACCGCTGGCGCTGGCAGCGCACCCTGCTGCCAGGGACCGTAACGTCACTTTCGCTCGACTCCACCGGTTCACGCATCGCGGTGGCACACCGGGACCCCGCCGGCATCGTGCTCTTGACGAGTTCTCTGAAAACCGTTTGGCGGTTCGCCGGATCGCCAGCCGAATCCTACCGACTTCAGATTTCGCCGAACGGGGACGTTCTTGCCGCCCTCACGATGCCACCGCCGGGCGGGATTGCGGAAGCCTTCTATTGGCGTACCGACAATGCGGCGCCAGTCTGGAGGAGAACCATCCGGGGCGATCTGGCCCGCATCAGCCTTTCTCCCGCGGGAGATTTTGTGGCTGCGGGATACCGCACCCGTCTCTGGCACGGCCGAAAATCGGTGGTCGAGTCGCGAGTTACCCTGTTTTCGAACTCCGGCCGAAGATTGTGGGAGGTTGGCGGCCTGATCTTTCCCGCGCAGCTGGTGGGTACAAGCCCGGGACCGACTCTCGTGATGACGCACGACAACGCGCGTGTTCTGGCCGCGCTCGATTCCGGAGGCCACATGAGGGCGCGGCACCGTTTGATTGCGCCCATCCGCTCATGCGTTATGGCCCGGGCCGGGCGACACTTCACGGTCCTCACCGACGCCCGTGTGCTGTATCTTTTCCGGCGGCGGGGATAGGCGCCGGTTCCCGGCCAAAACTTGCCGCACAGCGTCCCCTTTGATATAATGCAGAAGGCGTGCGCTCGTAGCTCAGTTGGATAGAGCGCCAGGTTGCGGACCTGGAGGTCGGGGGTTCGAGTCCCTCCGAGCGCACCACATTTTCGGGCTATAGCGTCAGGCTGTAGCCCGTGTTCGTTTCCTCGCGGACCAGGTCTTACGTCGTTCGGCTTTCGCCCAAAATGTCGGAACGCAGAAGCAACTCCCGGCTGTCGCCCCTTACGATTTTCGTTGGGGTCATCGTGGTTCTGGCGGTGGTTCTCCCCACGGTTCTGCTCCGAATCTACCCGCCAGGCCATTACGACGCGTGGCGTCTGTTGGGTTTGGCGTTCGCCGGCCTGGTGCTGCATGCCCTCAACCAGCTGAACTTCACCATCCGCTTCAGCGGACAGCCCGATAACGTGGAGCTGACGTTCACGGAAGCCGCCCTTGTCGCGCTGTTCTTCAATTTCGACCCGGGCGTGATCGTACTCCTCAGCGGCCTCGCTCATTTCGTTCGCGAGATGCAGGCCCATCGAAGGCGGAAGATCCAGGTGGTCTTCAACACCTCCGAGATCATGGTCTCCGTGGCGCTGGCCGGCCTGGTTTTCAAAGCTATCACAACGAGCCTTGGCGGTACGTTCATCGTGGCCGCCATCGTCGCCGCGATGCTTACACACAGCATCGCCAATCGCCTTCTGGTCGGAACCGTTATCAGCCTGAACGCGGGCAAGTTCCACTCGCGTTACTACAAGAGCCTCTTCGTCGAAAACGTCGTGATGCTCTTCATGAACCTCGCGGTGGGAATGACCGCCGTGATGGCGTTTTTGCTTGACCGACCATACCTCCTGTGGGTCCCGATGAGCATCCTGGCCGTCGTCTACGTGGCCTATCAGGCCTATATCGGCCAGATGCGGGACGCCAATACGCTGGCGCGGCTCTACGAAAACGGCCTCCTGACAAGCACCGCCACGGAAGCCACCCTGATCCCTCTGGCCCTTTCCAAAATTCTGGACACGTTCTCCTCGCGAGAAGTGCGGTTGGCGATGGCCGCCACGCCGGACTCACTCGCGGAATGGCGCCTGGACCAGGACGACCAGGTGACCACCGTGTCGCGGCGCGTCGGCTCATTGCGCGAAACCGAGGGAGCGC
This genomic window contains:
- a CDS encoding NAD(P)-dependent oxidoreductase, encoding MEIWIAGATGVLARQAVPMLLAAGHTVVGLARDASKWPGAPPAMRFVPCDVTVAGQVIKAFSGEKPDAIINLATSLPSERPKHGYLVAHDLVRREGTRNLAEAALLADAYFVHLSSHFVAAPQGDNWITEDSPFAHTTLMDSAIDAERIVQKALNQGMPGCLLRAATVYSADSTQTKAIVHGLKTGMPILIGSGRNFWSFIHPYDVATAILRVLEARPAGESFCITDDHPEHMGECLTWLAKELHVHPPKAIAPFLAKLAIGGDMVDLMTGSRRVSNAKAKGMLGWTPRYPSYKDGFPGTWI
- the pdxS gene encoding pyridoxal 5'-phosphate synthase lyase subunit PdxS, which gives rise to MTEAQKSTWKTKVGLAEMLRGGVIMDVVTAEHARIAEDAGAVAVMALERVPSDIRAQGGVARMSDPSMIQAIKDAVSIPVMAKCRIGHFAEAQILEELKVDFIDESEVLTPADEAYHINKHAFKAPFVCGCRDLGEALRRIGEGAAMIRTKGEAGSGNIVEAVRHMRAVTDGIRRIQMLPDEELMTEAKNLGAPYNLIVEIKATGKLPVPNFSAGGVATPADASLMRQMGAEAIFVGSGIFKSSDPAPRAKAIVDACTYFDRPDILLEASKGLGDAMPGLDVRTMPESEKLSTRGW
- the cdaA gene encoding diadenylate cyclase CdaA translates to MITTGLPSLDATSILVNVLDIVLVAALVYQLLMWARGTRAWQIMWGILVYLSVLWISNALDLSTLSWILQKFEVLGPVAIVILFFPELRHVLEEMGRIGFWGSRFRVLDRKDVTRIVDEIVHASVNLSSRNTGALIVIERETGLNEYIASGRMLEAALSSDLLSAIFYPGGPLHDGAVIVRGDKVIAAGCVLPLTSNPGIGTSIHTRHRAALGTTENSDAIVVVVSEETGNISISHDGRLIRGLREDTLRERLVTLMEGIPGRDANLASPAPRPAEGAP
- a CDS encoding CdaR family protein, with the translated sequence MIRVIRHNLAYKILALVLSIALWADVKLHQEPLTKPIQARLEVKGLQPDLVATTGVSQVTAVVYGPKVYAGRLPSDSVHAYIDFRNAALPGQRKEEVKVVLPPSLAGLVSVLSIAPDHVDVKIRRISRKTIPVTISWTGKSTPGTRYDVRGVSPGSVVVSGPDEAVNDVDRAMVALPNGDQQVTGQYAVSAVDRNGDTVSEVEMAPAWVTVEATQRPTNTPRQVFVSPAYVGKPARGYTLDGVVTDPQMVTLIGAPELLQGVKSIPTRRLSIANSRSDISRTVEIVVPDGVTAQPASVQIHIRIRPKQ
- the glmM gene encoding phosphoglucosamine mutase — encoded protein: MGKLFGTDGVRGAANIDLTPDLALSLGRAAGLTLASDTPGAKVLIGRDTRASGDMLEAALAAGFCSAGVSVVSAGVITTPAVAMLTGTGAFAAGAVISASHNAAPENGIKFLGPDGAKLADATEQRIEDLLEAISNEKGPAPSGKVGRFAYDDSLHEQYAAACVRTCGATVRGIRIVVDGANGAGSNLNAAVLDRLGLDVHRINCAPDGANINADCGSTHPTALQVAVRGIGADLGAAFDGDGDRVILCASDGAIVDGDHVMAIFGHQWANSPKLPANTIVGTVMSNLGLEKCLSGIGVTLLRADVGDRYVAELMRQSGAAVGGEKSGHIILSRYATTGDGLLTLLQILAVMSESGRSLGDLASVMTEYPQILIGVRVRTKENWDQDAGVQKAIAQGNAALAGRGRLNVRPSGTESIVRIMAEGPDQDELHGIVHHIADAVRAHIGA
- the pdxT gene encoding pyridoxal 5'-phosphate synthase glutaminase subunit PdxT; the protein is MESHRTVIGVLDLQGAVREHIAVLERLGVDVRRVRLPQELEELDGLIIPGGESTTVGKLMERYGLDVAIQRRAGEGMAVFGTCMGMIVMAQRIEGSDQQRLGLMDICVRRNAFGRQVDSFEADIDIPSLGEDPVPAVFIRAPIVLDAGPDVSVLGEWDGMPVAVRQERFLGAAFHPELTDDTRIHNLFVQMASEDRR
- a CDS encoding PQQ-binding-like beta-propeller repeat protein — its product is MILLLAGASAVRGQILERVWARFLPRCESFAVSADGTVVVSADWDGAVQAYAEDGRVLWRTRFPDKVTCVPANGGVLSVAFTPQSSTNRKVYLLDEHGRTLRIEKAPGNVRTVEVSDDGKTAVILSEPARVTVVRRLGHRWRWQRTLLPGTVTSLSLDSTGSRIAVAHRDPAGIVLLTSSLKTVWRFAGSPAESYRLQISPNGDVLAALTMPPPGGIAEAFYWRTDNAAPVWRRTIRGDLARISLSPAGDFVAAGYRTRLWHGRKSVVESRVTLFSNSGRRLWEVGGLIFPAQLVGTSPGPTLVMTHDNARVLAALDSGGHMRARHRLIAPIRSCVMARAGRHFTVLTDARVLYLFRRRG
- a CDS encoding GAF domain-containing sensor histidine kinase, producing the protein MSERRSNSRLSPLTIFVGVIVVLAVVLPTVLLRIYPPGHYDAWRLLGLAFAGLVLHALNQLNFTIRFSGQPDNVELTFTEAALVALFFNFDPGVIVLLSGLAHFVREMQAHRRRKIQVVFNTSEIMVSVALAGLVFKAITTSLGGTFIVAAIVAAMLTHSIANRLLVGTVISLNAGKFHSRYYKSLFVENVVMLFMNLAVGMTAVMAFLLDRPYLLWVPMSILAVVYVAYQAYIGQMRDANTLARLYENGLLTSTATEATLIPLALSKILDTFSSREVRLAMAATPDSLAEWRLDQDDQVTTVSRRVGSLRETEGAQEPVLLSTTEPAHAIAWRRGARLNRMAAPVEYEGQLMGVLRAEKPRAWDAFTPGDLRAFALFARQLGVALENTRLTELDREQQRLRQRALDAERNRISRDLHDSFVQSLVQVDLHLAYLVGLMDKRPDAVRGEIEQLQKNVRAGLVEARSYMAELKPLRIEPGEFCSVAQRYLDEFGLKHRIPISFETDHRELDLGADDLSELFAMMREGLNNVAKHASATCVRITVNTTESHVELRVQDDGVGFDTALVDDFRRDGHFGLANICERANGMGAAVDWASAPGKGTTLTILVPRRIPSDILKGVPV